Proteins from one Xenopus tropicalis strain Nigerian chromosome 1, UCB_Xtro_10.0, whole genome shotgun sequence genomic window:
- the cd38 gene encoding ADP-ribosyl cyclase/cyclic ADP-ribose hydrolase 1: protein MWKGQGTTKNLKDIVLGRCYNYITMNPNIWLRNCDAIWERLTDAVYKKNPCNITEEDFKPLAALASQTIPCNKSLLWSKTNSLVHRYTKASQDFLTLEDTFLGSMFDGLMFCGKSYSSEMNYDSCPAWDECDHNAISAFWKTASATFAKASCGVVNVMLNGSADGGVARKESILRTVEVPSMNVNAVSEVRLWIMDNLEGPDKNSCNTESVLELKAYIEQHNLAFSCVDNYKPVQLLQCIETPDLPACNICKP from the exons ATGTGGAAAGGACAAGGGACTACTAAAAATCTGAAGGACATTGTTCTTGGGAGATGCTATAACTACATAACAATGAACCCAAACATATG GCTCAGGAATTGCGATGCAATCTGGGAACGCCTGACAGACGCCGTATACAAGAAGAACCCATGCAACATCACAGAGGAGGATTTCAAGCCCCTAGCAGCTTTGGCTTCACAAACTATTCCCTGTAACAAG TCGCTCCTGTGGAGTAAAACAAATTCCCTCGTGCACCGATACACGAAGGCATCACAAGACTTTTTGACACTAGAGGACACGTTTTTGGGCTCCATGTTTGATGGCCTGATGTTCTGTGGGAAGTCCTACAGCTCAG AAATGAACTATGACTCCTGCCCAGCCTGGGATGAATGTGACCATAATGCTATTTCTGCTTTTTGGAAGACAGCATCTGCTACA TTTGCCAAAGCATCATGTGGAGTAGTTAATGTAATGCTCAACGGATCAGCAGATGGAGGTGTTGCCAGGAAAGAAAG CATCCTTCGAACAGTTGAAGTCCCAAGTATGAACGTAAATGCTGTATCTGAAGTCCGATTATGGATCATGGATAACCTGGAGGGGCCGGACAA GAACTCATGTAATACCGAATCAGTACTGGAACTGAAAGCTTACATTGAGCAGCACAATCTGGCTTTCTCCTGCGTAGACAACTATAA GCCGGTGCAGCTGCTGCAATGCATAGAGACCCCAGATCTCCCTGCATGTAATATCTGCAAACCATAG